Proteins encoded together in one Coffea arabica cultivar ET-39 chromosome 2c, Coffea Arabica ET-39 HiFi, whole genome shotgun sequence window:
- the LOC113725233 gene encoding LOW QUALITY PROTEIN: superoxide dismutase [Fe], chloroplastic (The sequence of the model RefSeq protein was modified relative to this genomic sequence to represent the inferred CDS: inserted 2 bases in 1 codon), whose translation MATAAYATPPISAFLTSQEGFRGSTRGFQWKKIERKCLRKAGPPKITAKFDLKPPPYPLDALEPDMSRNTMEYHWGKHHRAYVENLNKQIVGTELDGMTLEDIIRVTYNNGDLLPPFNNAAQAWNHDFFWESIKPGGGGEPSGELLELIIRDFGSFEQFAKEFKAAAATQFGSGWAWLVYKVNRLNVGNAVNPRPSEEDKKLVVVKSPNAVNPLVWDYYPLLTLDVWEHAYYLDFQNRRPDFISTFMEKLVSWESVSSRLEAAKIQAAEREXEEERRKNEEKEDEMANNEAVEMYLEDAESK comes from the exons ATGGCCACAGCTGCATATGCTACTCCGCCAATTTCTGCTTTTCTCACTTCCCAAG AAGGATTTCGGGGGTCAACTCGGGGCTTTCAATGGAAAAAGATTGAG AGAAAGTGTCTGAGAAAGGCTGGTCCTCCTAAAATTACTGCAAAATTTGACTTAAAGCCTCCGCCATACCCACTG gaTGCTTTGGAACCTGACATGAGTCGTAATACAATGGAATACCACTGGGGGAAGCATcacagagcttatgtggagaaTCTGAACAAGCAAATAGTTGGAACTGAATTGGATGGAATGACATTAGAAGACATTATACGAGTCACATACAACAATGGGGATCTTCTTCCACCCTTCAATAATGCCGCACAG GCTTGGAACCATGATTTCTTCTGGGAGTCAATAAAACCAGGAGGTGGAGGAGAGCCGTCTGGAGAGCTCTTAGAGCTAATAATCAGGGATTTTGGTTCTTTCGAACAATTTGCCAAAGAATTCAAGGCAGCTGCTGCAACACAATTTGGTTCTGGGTGGGCTTGGCTTGTGT ATAAAGTAAATAGACTCAATGTGGGAAATGCAGTGAATCCTCGTCCATCAGAAGAGGACAAAAAACTTGTAGTAGTCAAGAGTCCTAATGCTGTGAACCCCCTGGTTTGGGATTATTAT CCGCTCCTGACTCTTGATGTTTGGGAG CATGCTTACTACCTTGACtttcag AATCGACGGCCTGATTTTATTTCAACCTTCATGGAGAAGCTTGTATCGTGGGAATCAGTCAGTTCCCGGCTTGAAGCCGCCAAAATACAAGCTGCAGAGAGGGA TGAGGAAGAGAGGAGGAAGAATGAGGAGAAAGAGGATGAGATGGCAAATAATGAAGCAGTGGAGATGTACCTTGAAGATGCAGAGTCTAAATAA
- the LOC113725235 gene encoding ATP synthase subunit delta', mitochondrial-like yields MLRHAPRLLSRATSSAMRWRRPFSTNVPAETPVDAKFVESWRSTIPNIEPPKTPSAFMTPRPPTPSTIPSKLTINVVLPYNSIFSAKEVDMVIVPATTGQMGVLPGHVATIAELKPGVLSVHEGNDVTKYFVSGGFAFIHANSVADIIAVEAAPVDQFDQNLVQKGLAEFTQKLSSASTDVEKAEAQIGVDVHSALNAALTG; encoded by the exons ATGCTTCGACACGCCCCACGATTGCTTTCAAGAGCCACCTCCTCCGCCATGAGATGGCGCCGCCCATTCTCCACCAATGTTCCGGCCGAGACTCCCGTTGACGCCAAGTTCGTCGAGTCTTGGAGATCGACCATCCCAAACATTGAGCCTCCGAAGACACCCTCCGCTTTCATGACTCCTCGACCTCCGACGCCGTCCACCATCCCTTCCAAGCTCACAATCAACGTCGTCCTTCCTTACAACTCCATTTTCTCCGCAAAAGAG GTTGATATGGTCATTGTCCCTGCAACTACCGGGCAGATGGGTGTGTTGCCAGGGCATGTAGCCACAATTGCAGAGCTGAAGCCAGGCGTCTTATCAGTTCATGAAGGCAATGATGTGACTAAATACTTTGTAAGTGGTGGATTTGCATTTATACATGCAAATTCAGTCGCAGATATTATTGCTGTGGAGGCTGCACCTGTTGACCAATTTGATCAAAACCTTGTTCAAAAGGGCCTTGCGGAGTTTACGCAGAAACTAAGCTCTGCATCAACAGATGTGGAGAAAGCTGAAGCTCAAATCGGGGTTGACGTACACAGCGCTCTTAATGCTGCTCTTACAGGTTAA